The following proteins are co-located in the Sphingomonas donggukensis genome:
- the flgM gene encoding flagellar biosynthesis anti-sigma factor FlgM: MSGLQASQAAVQSDAARAPSTLQALSQPAAATPPVDVERVAKIKKAIADGKFPLIPSSIADRLLALKLEWHPNEPA; the protein is encoded by the coding sequence GTGTCTGGCCTGCAGGCGTCGCAAGCCGCCGTGCAGTCCGACGCGGCACGCGCGCCGTCGACGCTCCAGGCGCTGTCGCAGCCTGCCGCGGCAACCCCGCCGGTGGACGTGGAGCGCGTCGCCAAGATCAAGAAGGCGATCGCGGACGGCAAGTTTCCGCTCATCCCTTCCTCGATCGCCGACCGCCTGCTGGCGCTGAAGCTCGAATGGCATCCCAATGAGCCGGCGTGA
- a CDS encoding flagella basal body P-ring formation protein FlgA: MIRPLLILAALAPLPVAAQLRFQDTRAIDVAVSAFTGHAIAEEGGARTVVDPRLKLAACPLPQLDWRGTSQDAVVVTCDAPKWRIYVPVRMPPQTARAPVTAAAAAAPSTKAEPVIRRGDPITVEVGSGGFSITRDGVAMGDAPAGGRLMVKVDPAKPPIQAVAIETGRATLPGWAQ; encoded by the coding sequence ATGATCCGCCCGCTCCTGATCCTCGCCGCGCTCGCGCCGCTGCCCGTCGCCGCGCAGCTGCGCTTCCAGGATACGCGCGCGATCGACGTCGCCGTCAGCGCCTTCACCGGCCATGCGATCGCGGAGGAGGGGGGTGCCCGCACCGTCGTCGATCCGCGGCTGAAGCTCGCCGCCTGCCCGCTGCCGCAACTCGACTGGCGTGGCACGTCGCAGGACGCGGTGGTCGTGACGTGCGATGCTCCCAAGTGGCGCATCTATGTGCCCGTGCGCATGCCGCCGCAGACTGCGCGCGCGCCGGTCACGGCTGCCGCCGCGGCTGCTCCGTCCACCAAGGCCGAACCTGTCATCCGCCGCGGCGACCCGATCACGGTCGAGGTCGGCTCGGGCGGCTTCTCGATCACGCGCGACGGCGTGGCGATGGGCGATGCCCCCGCCGGCGGGCGCCTGATGGTGAAGGTCGATCCCGCCAAGCCGCCGATCCAGGCGGTCGCGATCGAGACCGGTCGCGCGACACTGCCCGGCTGGGCCCAGTAA
- a CDS encoding motility protein A, with product MTPALAPFLDPVAIAIVGGGTLLATALRTPLADLGRGIAALTVLPRRLFTADALLTQIDALSRISARHGVMQLDRSVIADADVGVAIAAIVDGADADAVTARLDHARTARFERQRAAAEMWAAAAEIAPAMGMVGTLVGLVRLFTAMTDPSAIGGAMAIAVLATLYGALIGNLLCMPIAARLKRLSRAEYIERARLIAPLAELAERELPRFRLQDAA from the coding sequence ATGACTCCCGCACTTGCCCCCTTCCTCGATCCCGTCGCCATCGCCATCGTCGGCGGCGGCACGTTGCTCGCCACGGCGCTGCGCACGCCGCTCGCCGACCTTGGCCGCGGTATCGCCGCGCTGACGGTGCTGCCGCGTCGCCTGTTCACCGCCGACGCCTTGCTGACCCAGATCGACGCCTTGTCGCGCATCTCGGCACGCCACGGCGTGATGCAACTCGATCGTTCGGTCATCGCCGATGCCGATGTCGGCGTGGCGATCGCTGCTATCGTCGATGGTGCCGATGCGGACGCGGTGACGGCCCGGCTCGACCACGCCCGCACCGCGCGGTTCGAGCGCCAGCGCGCCGCCGCCGAGATGTGGGCCGCCGCCGCCGAGATCGCGCCCGCGATGGGCATGGTCGGAACGCTCGTCGGCCTCGTCCGCCTGTTCACCGCGATGACCGATCCCTCGGCGATCGGCGGGGCGATGGCGATCGCGGTGCTGGCCACCCTGTATGGCGCGCTGATCGGCAACCTGCTGTGCATGCCGATCGCCGCACGCCTGAAGCGTCTGTCGCGCGCGGAATATATCGAGCGCGCTCGCCTGATCGCGCCGCTTGCCGAGCTTGCCGAGCGCGAACTGCCGCGCTTCCGGTTGCAGGACGCCGCGTGA
- a CDS encoding lytic transglycosylase domain-containing protein produces MTVANIQRVSGVQNAIQLASQRTGIDFNYLLGQAQVESGLNASARAGTSSATGLYQFIEQSWLGVVKSHGAEHGMAWAADSITQTSSGRYVVSDPSARKAILGLRNDATASSLMAAEHASDNKDALSKSLDRDVTGTDLYMAHFLGIGGAKKFLGAMDANADRSAASLFPAAARANRGVFYAADGSARSLGDVYQRFSAKLDKGAAAVGATGFASRAMDSLSLDPNMEVVLGSEATGGDRQWLASTLDRFTGAGRSTTADAALLRPNPDNARLAYLMLAQLGGNV; encoded by the coding sequence ATGACAGTCGCCAACATCCAGCGCGTGAGCGGCGTCCAGAACGCCATCCAGCTCGCCAGCCAGCGCACGGGGATCGACTTCAACTATCTGCTCGGGCAGGCGCAGGTCGAAAGCGGCCTGAACGCATCCGCGCGTGCGGGCACGTCGTCGGCGACCGGCCTCTACCAGTTCATCGAACAGAGCTGGCTGGGCGTCGTCAAGTCGCATGGCGCCGAACACGGCATGGCCTGGGCCGCCGACAGCATCACCCAGACGTCGTCGGGGCGCTACGTCGTATCCGACCCGTCGGCGCGCAAGGCGATTCTGGGCCTGCGCAACGACGCCACCGCATCGTCGCTGATGGCCGCCGAACATGCGTCCGACAACAAGGACGCGCTCAGCAAATCGCTCGACCGCGACGTCACCGGCACCGATCTGTACATGGCGCATTTCCTCGGCATCGGCGGCGCCAAGAAATTCCTGGGCGCGATGGACGCCAATGCCGATCGTTCGGCGGCGTCGCTGTTCCCCGCCGCCGCGCGCGCCAATCGCGGCGTATTCTATGCCGCCGACGGTTCGGCCCGTTCGCTCGGCGACGTGTACCAGCGTTTCTCCGCGAAGCTCGACAAGGGCGCCGCCGCCGTCGGCGCGACCGGTTTCGCCAGCCGCGCGATGGACAGCCTGTCGCTCGACCCGAACATGGAAGTCGTGCTCGGCAGCGAAGCGACCGGCGGCGACCGCCAGTGGCTCGCCTCGACGCTCGACCGGTTCACGGGGGCGGGGCGGTCGACCACCGCCGACGCCGCGCTGCTGCGCCCCAATCCCGATAACGCGCGCCTCGCCTATCTGATGCTCGCCCAGCTCGGCGGGAACGTCTGA
- a CDS encoding flagellar hook assembly protein FlgD: MATSFDSTLASLGISRTNPTATAAASSKGVGQMDQSDFIALMTAQMKNQDPFDPVDNTQMVAQMAQFSSLAGISEMSSTLKAISEKLGATSSSDALSFVGKTALSEGSVAYPRTSGGFAGAIELDGAATAVNVTISNANGEVLKSVNLGAHAAGTVNYDWDGTTDSGTPAGDGPFTVTANARDGGKTVGSRTLVWAPVTSVSLPAGSEPVLNLAGIGAVKASAVRSFA; the protein is encoded by the coding sequence ATGGCTACCTCCTTCGACAGCACGCTCGCCTCGCTCGGCATCAGCCGCACGAACCCGACCGCCACTGCCGCCGCTTCCAGCAAGGGCGTCGGTCAGATGGATCAGTCCGACTTCATTGCGCTGATGACCGCGCAGATGAAGAACCAGGATCCGTTCGATCCGGTCGATAACACCCAGATGGTCGCGCAGATGGCGCAATTCTCGTCGCTTGCCGGCATCTCGGAGATGTCGTCGACGCTGAAGGCGATCTCCGAGAAACTGGGCGCCACCAGCAGCAGCGACGCGCTGTCGTTCGTCGGCAAGACCGCGCTCAGCGAAGGATCGGTCGCCTATCCGCGCACCAGCGGCGGTTTTGCCGGCGCGATCGAACTCGATGGCGCTGCAACCGCCGTCAACGTCACCATCAGCAACGCCAATGGCGAAGTGCTGAAATCGGTGAACCTCGGCGCCCACGCCGCCGGCACCGTCAACTACGACTGGGACGGCACGACCGACAGCGGCACGCCCGCCGGCGACGGCCCGTTCACCGTCACCGCCAATGCCCGTGACGGCGGCAAGACCGTCGGCAGCCGAACGCTCGTCTGGGCACCGGTCACCTCGGTGTCGCTGCCCGCAGGGTCCGAACCCGTCCTCAATCTCGCCGGCATCGGCGCCGTCAAGGCGTCCGCCGTCCGTTCCTTCGCCTGA
- a CDS encoding flagellar motor protein MotB — protein sequence MTDLDILADEPRRAIWLVTLADVMLLLVGFFVFLEANRSLDGQQIAAGLREGFGVAAPAPMAVDATIVAGFARASAVVPANDTLAWARAATRDPRTIIRVTGGTDGSARDVDPATGSPAILAADRARAVATQLARAVPPARLAIDTRPGAGRSVQLNLAFAGEYP from the coding sequence GTGACCGATCTCGACATCCTCGCCGACGAACCGCGCCGCGCGATCTGGCTGGTCACCCTGGCCGACGTGATGCTCCTGCTCGTCGGCTTCTTCGTGTTCCTCGAGGCGAACCGCAGCCTCGACGGTCAGCAGATCGCGGCGGGCCTGCGCGAGGGCTTCGGCGTCGCCGCGCCCGCACCGATGGCGGTCGATGCCACGATCGTCGCCGGCTTCGCGCGCGCGTCCGCGGTCGTGCCGGCAAACGACACCCTTGCCTGGGCGCGCGCCGCGACCCGCGACCCGCGCACCATCATCCGCGTGACCGGCGGCACCGACGGCTCGGCACGCGACGTCGATCCCGCCACCGGCTCGCCCGCGATCCTCGCCGCCGACCGCGCCCGCGCGGTGGCCACGCAATTGGCGCGCGCGGTGCCACCCGCCCGCCTTGCCATCGACACGCGGCCCGGCGCCGGTCGCTCGGTCCAGCTCAACCTCGCCTTCGCAGGGGAATACCCATGA
- a CDS encoding flagellar protein FlgN, whose translation MSRRDALIGVIEALHAEIAALKSNDIDALEAATSAKLIQIERVAHATDEAPSAELDELAREAHRLNETCRIYVNLMAANVRRRLQVLAGSGAQSYRPQGNAALA comes from the coding sequence ATGAGCCGGCGTGACGCGCTGATCGGCGTGATCGAGGCGCTGCATGCCGAGATCGCCGCGCTGAAATCGAACGATATCGACGCGCTGGAGGCTGCGACCTCGGCGAAGCTGATCCAGATCGAGCGTGTCGCCCACGCCACCGACGAGGCGCCGAGCGCCGAACTCGACGAACTGGCGCGCGAGGCGCACCGGCTGAACGAAACCTGCCGCATCTACGTCAACCTGATGGCGGCAAACGTCCGCCGCCGCCTGCAGGTTCTTGCCGGTTCGGGCGCGCAATCCTATCGCCCGCAGGGTAACGCCGCGCTCGCCTGA
- the flgC gene encoding flagellar basal body rod protein FlgC → MPDTPMNIFQVAGRAMSAQLVRMNTTASNLANAGGVATTADAAYRSIKPVFRTQFDAASGLSTVNVERVVTAGEEPTKRYDPGNPMADKDGNVFENAVDETRELVDMLESARTYQNNVEVMNTAKSLIVDTLKLGR, encoded by the coding sequence ATGCCCGACACGCCCATGAACATCTTTCAGGTCGCCGGTCGCGCGATGTCCGCGCAGCTCGTGCGGATGAATACGACCGCGTCGAACCTGGCGAATGCCGGCGGCGTCGCGACGACGGCGGACGCCGCCTATCGTTCGATCAAGCCGGTGTTCCGCACCCAGTTCGATGCCGCCAGCGGCCTCTCGACCGTCAACGTCGAGCGCGTCGTGACCGCGGGCGAGGAGCCGACCAAGCGCTACGACCCCGGCAATCCGATGGCGGACAAGGACGGCAACGTCTTCGAAAACGCGGTCGATGAGACGCGCGAGCTGGTCGACATGCTCGAGAGCGCGCGCACCTACCAGAACAACGTCGAGGTCATGAACACGGCCAAGTCGCTGATCGTCGACACCCTCAAGCTGGGACGCTGA
- a CDS encoding flagellar basal body rod protein FlgF, with protein sequence MDRMVYTALSGLKGQMSAQAAIANNIANASTTGFRADRVSFQQMMLKGGDGLESRAPTSEQVMDADRRSGTIVSTGRALDIAVPGTAWIAVQATDGTEAYTRRGDLKIADTGVLETGDGFPVMGSGGPITVPPAQKVMIAGDGTLSIIPMGAQPGTEPQVIDRIRLANPEGSQTVKGLDNLLHVKGGGVLPEDLDATVQTAALEQSNVNLTEALVDMIENQRSYEVQANLLKEAKSMDESSASLMRLPS encoded by the coding sequence ATGGACCGGATGGTCTATACCGCCCTGTCGGGGCTCAAGGGGCAGATGTCGGCACAGGCCGCGATCGCGAACAACATCGCGAACGCGTCCACCACCGGCTTCCGCGCCGACCGGGTCTCGTTCCAGCAGATGATGCTGAAGGGCGGCGACGGTCTGGAATCGCGCGCGCCGACGTCCGAGCAGGTGATGGATGCCGACCGCCGGTCGGGCACCATCGTCTCGACCGGACGTGCCCTCGATATCGCGGTGCCCGGCACCGCCTGGATCGCGGTCCAGGCCACCGACGGCACCGAAGCCTACACCCGCCGCGGCGATCTGAAGATCGCCGATACGGGCGTGCTGGAAACCGGCGACGGTTTCCCGGTGATGGGGTCGGGGGGCCCCATCACCGTGCCCCCCGCGCAGAAGGTGATGATCGCCGGTGACGGCACATTGTCCATCATCCCGATGGGCGCGCAGCCGGGCACCGAGCCGCAGGTCATCGACCGCATCCGCCTGGCGAACCCCGAAGGGTCGCAGACGGTCAAGGGCCTCGACAACCTGCTCCACGTGAAGGGCGGCGGGGTGCTGCCCGAAGACCTCGATGCGACCGTGCAGACCGCCGCGCTCGAGCAATCGAACGTCAACCTGACCGAGGCGCTGGTCGACATGATCGAGAACCAGCGAAGCTACGAAGTGCAGGCCAATCTGCTGAAGGAAGCCAAGTCGATGGACGAAAGCTCCGCCTCGCTCATGCGCCTGCCGTCGTAA
- a CDS encoding flagellar hook protein FlgE, protein MSFYTSLSGLQASQTEMSTISHNLANVSTNGFKKSRTEFADVMASSVSISPTQMIGSGTVVKAIRQQFGQGGAQQSTNALDMMISGEGFFAVKPDLNSAKVAFTRNGGFSVDADRYVTDANGGHLQVYPVDGSGTVVATGLDSTINLRLPATSGTPQATETVNLSVNLSAQASIPKDNAIFTSANPYAFDRFNPATYNNSSQTTIYDSVGNAVTMTNYYVRDTASSGAGSSSTWNVYSFAADQQLTVGGSTAPTTLTFDSSGALTSPTTPIAFDAFTPSGTTTAQQTTLDFGTATTQLGQPFAKLNETQDGRAVGQLEGVSVGDDGIVRASFSNGDTQALGKVVLANFSNPSGLRQLGNSYWSSTGVSGEAKLGEAGANGFGNLMSGAIERSNVDITEELVGLIAAQRNFQANAKALDTSSQISQTIFNIRS, encoded by the coding sequence ATGTCCTTCTACACCTCGCTCTCCGGCCTGCAGGCCTCGCAAACCGAAATGTCGACGATCTCGCATAACCTCGCGAACGTCTCGACCAACGGCTTCAAGAAGAGCCGCACCGAATTCGCCGACGTGATGGCGTCGAGCGTGTCGATCTCGCCCACCCAGATGATCGGGTCGGGCACGGTCGTGAAGGCGATCCGCCAGCAGTTCGGCCAGGGCGGCGCCCAGCAGTCGACCAACGCGCTCGACATGATGATCTCGGGTGAAGGCTTCTTCGCGGTCAAGCCGGACCTCAATTCGGCGAAAGTCGCGTTCACGCGCAATGGCGGCTTCTCGGTCGATGCCGACCGTTACGTGACCGACGCCAACGGCGGCCACCTGCAGGTTTATCCGGTCGACGGTTCGGGCACGGTCGTCGCGACCGGCCTCGATTCAACGATCAACCTGCGCCTGCCCGCCACCAGCGGCACGCCGCAGGCGACGGAGACCGTCAACCTGTCGGTCAACCTGTCCGCGCAGGCCTCGATCCCCAAGGACAACGCGATCTTCACGAGCGCGAACCCCTACGCCTTCGACCGGTTCAACCCGGCGACCTACAACAACTCGTCGCAGACCACGATCTACGATTCGGTCGGCAACGCGGTCACCATGACCAACTATTACGTCCGCGATACCGCTTCGTCGGGCGCCGGTTCGTCGAGCACGTGGAACGTCTATTCGTTCGCCGCGGATCAGCAGCTGACGGTCGGCGGTTCGACCGCCCCGACGACGCTGACCTTCGACTCCTCGGGCGCGCTGACGTCGCCGACGACGCCGATCGCATTCGATGCGTTCACGCCGTCGGGCACCACGACCGCCCAGCAGACGACGCTCGACTTCGGCACCGCCACCACCCAGCTGGGCCAGCCGTTCGCCAAGCTTAACGAGACGCAGGACGGCCGCGCGGTCGGCCAGCTGGAGGGGGTGAGCGTCGGCGACGACGGCATCGTCCGCGCCAGCTTCTCGAACGGCGATACCCAGGCGCTGGGCAAGGTCGTGCTCGCCAACTTCTCCAATCCCTCGGGGCTGCGCCAGCTCGGCAACAGCTACTGGTCGTCGACCGGCGTGTCGGGCGAAGCCAAGCTCGGCGAGGCCGGCGCCAACGGTTTCGGCAATTTGATGTCGGGCGCGATCGAGCGGTCGAACGTCGACATCACCGAGGAGCTGGTCGGGCTGATTGCAGCCCAGCGCAACTTCCAGGCGAATGCGAAGGCGCTCGATACGTCGAGCCAGATTTCGCAGACCATCTTCAACATCCGCAGCTGA
- a CDS encoding flagellar basal body rod protein FlgB — MAEDTLFGVHGAALAVRSQRMGLLASNIANASTPGYKAKDIDFAAALRSAEHGQVDAGIAGATKYRVPLQMSMDGNTVELATEQTAFAENAVAYQTTLSFLNGRIGTITRALKGE, encoded by the coding sequence ATGGCTGAGGACACACTTTTCGGGGTACACGGAGCAGCGCTGGCGGTGCGGTCGCAGCGCATGGGGCTGCTCGCGTCGAACATCGCGAACGCCTCCACGCCCGGCTACAAGGCGAAGGATATCGACTTCGCCGCCGCGCTGCGCTCCGCCGAGCACGGCCAGGTCGACGCCGGCATCGCCGGCGCCACCAAATACCGCGTGCCGCTGCAGATGAGCATGGACGGCAACACCGTCGAGCTCGCCACCGAACAGACCGCGTTCGCGGAGAATGCCGTCGCCTACCAGACGACGCTGTCGTTCCTGAACGGGCGCATCGGCACCATCACCCGCGCGCTGAAGGGGGAATAA